Within Candidatus Acidiferrales bacterium, the genomic segment CCGGCGGCGAGCAAGCATGGATTCGAAAGCGGGATGATCTCCAGGCGGAAGCCGAGGGGCTGCTCTCCCCCGCCTCGGCGGATGCCTGTCCGATCGCCCACGCAAATCGCCAGTTTAGCAGCCTTCGAATAGAGTTCCCGGCCGGCATCGTTTTGCTGGCTGCGCTCCTTGCGAGTACGCAAGGGGGCCTCGAGAGACTCTTCCGTCAGGTAGTCATGGAACTGCTTTGCTTCCATGACGATCAATCGAGGCCGGGTTTGCACGCCCAGGATGTGAATGCCAGCCTCATCAAGCGTCACATCCACGACCAGCGAATTCCCTTCCACACGATAGCCGGTCACCGCCCGCCGCGAGGAAGCGGAGAGCAGTTCATAGCTCAGGATGCGGTCCGGCTGCGCCGCCACTTCACTCGAGGGAAACGCCTCGCTCGTGTTCAGGGCGACGCGCGCGGTCTCTCCCGGCGCAAACCGAAACTTGTGCGGCACGAGCCAGGTGTCGTGCGCCAGAGCAGGCCCGCTTGCGATGAACAGAAGCATGATGGTCTTCTTGAGGACCTTTCCCGATCCAGGTGAGCGCATGGATGTGCCTCCATCGTAAGGCCGC encodes:
- a CDS encoding DUF4198 domain-containing protein — its product is MRSPGSGKVLKKTIMLLFIASGPALAHDTWLVPHKFRFAPGETARVALNTSEAFPSSEVAAQPDRILSYELLSASSRRAVTGYRVEGNSLVVDVTLDEAGIHILGVQTRPRLIVMEAKQFHDYLTEESLEAPLRTRKERSQQNDAGRELYSKAAKLAICVGDRTGIRRGGGEQPLGFRLEIIPLSNPCLLAAGDRLRVQVLFEGEPLAGATVHSSYAGRTGHHYALSQSSDARGEAEFLLDRSGAWFVRVLHMVPAPFRMETGPAPEQSGPAASDGEADWESVFATFTFEVR